One Primulina tabacum isolate GXHZ01 chromosome 10, ASM2559414v2, whole genome shotgun sequence DNA segment encodes these proteins:
- the LOC142505126 gene encoding uncharacterized protein LOC142505126 isoform X1: MDLKPFKLDIDELISDFTECGSNTFAEFKRLWLSRKFSFIFEARPSSNQGFFMQSLYAHSIGHMVSSSGSLSNRLGGLYCLYCLFETQPFKPCFKIYLSLGELRMLKNLVVKAKSEGLKVVSVMVKSMLEKNMFLFGYVGVNEGSVTEKVNELTDIQNAHVQTAYEKLFANTRLEHFIHMDLGMELDVDLLKKKSSEYAVAKELAIKEASQVLDIQNIKHIAENKRPIGDVVEKTAMDWNIQKEMFYEQTGIHLAAAEPPNQENNEVYVPRSFDDNMKQREPWEVIEIQQDDENIAEREVHDDFSKQLEEVLLFQPLEFDNEDVEQTEDWDHENVANF; the protein is encoded by the exons ATGGACCTGAAGCCATTCAAGCTAGACATTGATGAGCTTATAAGTGATTTTACTGAA TGTGGGTCAAACACTTTTGCGGAGTTCAAGAGGCTCTGGCTTTCGAGAAAATTCTCGTTCATATTTGAGGCTAGGCCCTCCTCTAACCAGGGTTTCTTTATGCAGTCATTATATGCACATTCTATTG GTCACATGGTTTCATCAAGTGGTTCACTCTCAAATAGATTGGGTGGACTCTACTGCTTGTACTGCCTCTTTGAGACTCAACCATTCAAAccttgttttaaaatttatttgtcTCTTG GAGAGTTGAGAATGCTTAAGAACCTTGTCGTGAAGGCCAAGTCAGAAGGTTTGAAAGTAGTTTCTGTAATGGTGAAGAGTATGCTAGAAAAAAACATGTTTCTTTTCGGTTATGTGGGTGTAAATGAAGGGTCTGTGACAGAGAAAGTGAATGAACTTACTGATATCCAGAATGCCCATGTCCAAACAGCATATGAGAA GTTATTTGCAAATACACGGCTGGAGCACTTCATCCACATGGACTTG GGCATGGAGTTGGATGTTGATTTACTCAAGAAAAAATCATCTGAATATGCTGTAGCTAAGGAACTAGCCATCAAAG AGGCTAGCCAAGTGTTGGACATTCAAAATATAAAGCACATAGCAGAAAATAAGAGACCGATTGGAGATGTGGTGGAGAAGACTGCCATGGATTGGAATATTCAGAAAGAAATGTTCTATGAGCAAACTGGGATTCATTTAGCTGCTGCAGAGCCTCCAAACCAAGAAAATAATGAGGTTTATGTACCACGGAGTTTCGACGATAATATGAAACAAAGGGAACCCTGGGAAGTTATTGAAATTCAACAAGATGATGAGAATATCGCAGAGAGGGAAGTCCATGATGATTTTAGCAAGCAATTAGAAGAAGTTCTGCTATTTCAACCATTGGAATTTGACAACGAAGATGTTGAACAGACAGAGGACTGGGACCATGAAAATGTAGCCAATTTTTAG
- the LOC142505126 gene encoding uncharacterized protein LOC142505126 isoform X2 yields MQSLYAHSIGHMVSSSGSLSNRLGGLYCLYCLFETQPFKPCFKIYLSLGELRMLKNLVVKAKSEGLKVVSVMVKSMLEKNMFLFGYVGVNEGSVTEKVNELTDIQNAHVQTAYEKLFANTRLEHFIHMDLGMELDVDLLKKKSSEYAVAKELAIKEASQVLDIQNIKHIAENKRPIGDVVEKTAMDWNIQKEMFYEQTGIHLAAAEPPNQENNEVYVPRSFDDNMKQREPWEVIEIQQDDENIAEREVHDDFSKQLEEVLLFQPLEFDNEDVEQTEDWDHENVANF; encoded by the exons ATGCAGTCATTATATGCACATTCTATTG GTCACATGGTTTCATCAAGTGGTTCACTCTCAAATAGATTGGGTGGACTCTACTGCTTGTACTGCCTCTTTGAGACTCAACCATTCAAAccttgttttaaaatttatttgtcTCTTG GAGAGTTGAGAATGCTTAAGAACCTTGTCGTGAAGGCCAAGTCAGAAGGTTTGAAAGTAGTTTCTGTAATGGTGAAGAGTATGCTAGAAAAAAACATGTTTCTTTTCGGTTATGTGGGTGTAAATGAAGGGTCTGTGACAGAGAAAGTGAATGAACTTACTGATATCCAGAATGCCCATGTCCAAACAGCATATGAGAA GTTATTTGCAAATACACGGCTGGAGCACTTCATCCACATGGACTTG GGCATGGAGTTGGATGTTGATTTACTCAAGAAAAAATCATCTGAATATGCTGTAGCTAAGGAACTAGCCATCAAAG AGGCTAGCCAAGTGTTGGACATTCAAAATATAAAGCACATAGCAGAAAATAAGAGACCGATTGGAGATGTGGTGGAGAAGACTGCCATGGATTGGAATATTCAGAAAGAAATGTTCTATGAGCAAACTGGGATTCATTTAGCTGCTGCAGAGCCTCCAAACCAAGAAAATAATGAGGTTTATGTACCACGGAGTTTCGACGATAATATGAAACAAAGGGAACCCTGGGAAGTTATTGAAATTCAACAAGATGATGAGAATATCGCAGAGAGGGAAGTCCATGATGATTTTAGCAAGCAATTAGAAGAAGTTCTGCTATTTCAACCATTGGAATTTGACAACGAAGATGTTGAACAGACAGAGGACTGGGACCATGAAAATGTAGCCAATTTTTAG